The segment catttCTAGTTCGCCATCGTCAGAAATTACCGTCCATGGAAGGCACGCATTTATATCCCTtaagcctctttctttcatgtatttaatcttcgacgcatttatttttcacCCAATCCTCGTACACTCTGACTGTTTTCGTCGAAtcatcccctcaagagcgatgttgaatagcgtgcaagataagccgtcaccttgtctcagccCTCGCCGCGTCTTAAAGGAACTCCACTCGATTCAATGATAGCTcttatcagtcgcgtcagtttatccggaaaaccatgttcgttcGTTGTCTACCACAGCTggtctcgattgactgtatAGTATGCtggtttgaaatcaataaagatgtgatgcgtgagcacgttgtactcctggcatggtaaaaatctggtccgtagttgcgctgACCCCCATGAAGTCTGCGCTTCCCTCCCTACGAAACTCTATGCTATCGGTAACAGCCGGCTTACCGGAgtcgtaatgaaatttttttggaagataccccctaggccccttccagggaaatttcctagcttCGCCAATGCGGTCTACATGAATGACTTAAAATTATATACATTGTCACAAAATAAATAAGTTCAGTCGATCTCTGAAAACATTAATACTAACATTGAAGTCAAATTCGTCATACACTTGATTAAAGGCTGAACACATTGCTCTAATTGGTTCATTCTATGCGTACTCTGTTCTATGGAAAGGTAGTCTAAGGAATCGCCGAAGCCGAAGATTTGACTCAAAATTTGAGCAGCATCTATTTCACCAATAagtatttttccaacgaaaacagCTTTGGCAATGTCGCGCCTTTTCGCCAGTGTGTTCATACCATAACTCATAATGCAATCGTATAACTATTGATATCATCGTAAGCTTTTCTTGTGCTGTAGATTAGATGATGTAcctaatttttcatgcagatttttagtatattttccaTTAGAAATTTCAATTCTATAACGCTTTACTACTTGATGGGTTAGTCACATGAGTGGCCACCAATCCTTGAAACGTTATAAATATTGTTAAGCATGGAATAACCAAGTGGTTTACAATATGAAGGTGAAAAATATTTCCTAAAATATGGCAGCAACTCAGACTGTTTGTCAATTAGTACATATGCATGGGTGTATGACATGAAACGGTATTTTCAGTAAGCTTTTAATTATTAAGCATACTCTGTGATTTTGtttcgaaaaactaaaaaataatttatcagCATAAAACGAATATGCAAGCCCTAAATGCTGCAAAGCAGAACATGGTTTTCTCAACCTAGTGAGCATCTGCATTATATGTTATGAGCAGCTCAAAACAGTATCTGACCTGGAGCTAGTGGCCTAATTTAGGATCAGGTAATCAGGTAAGGTAACCTGGAAGTTTCATAATGGGAAGACCCAATTCTACTAGTGTGGGAGAGTCTCCAACGAGCTGGAAGCGCGATTTGCAATGTAGTTATGGATTGCAAGGCGTTCAGCAAAACGATATATCCGTTTAGGATGGAAAGCCATttgttcaatttcaatatcgACAACGTGCACTGCCCATCAAGGTAGGCCCTAATAATGAAACGTTCAATGCGTAGCtagaggcaacgtacgatagctATTCGCCACACGGCAGGcctcatagcctgcacaccgacaacAACGATAACGGCGCGCAGTGCATCAACTTTGTAGCTTACTGAGGACAAATGATCAGATGCACCCCTGGAGATCacctgcttacttacttactaacttatgtggccatgtccgccggtccggcagaacaaaaggatgaaatcagagatctccactgctgacggttacgcGCTATGGCTTTTACTTGTCGTCAGGACAGGTTtttgtctacagcccggatgtcgttggctaaggtGCGTCGTcgtgagcctctgggtctgcctcttctacgctgttgtTGCGGATTCCTCaagagtgcttctctgcaaatctcattcgctcctttcctcaaggtgtgtccgaagcagtgataaaatgcagccctgtctcacgcctaCAGTAACCCTTATAGAGTCGGACAAGATGTCGTTGTGCAAAATCTTGCACGAAAACgactcgtactgagcctcgatgagatggactagcttagcCGGAACTCCTCTACGGCTAAGTGCGCCcaagatgttttcgtggttgagtcggtcgaatgccttttcgaagtcaacgaacacccgcagaagagagtcctggaatctATTGATCTTCTCCAATATAAAGCGGAGCTTTGTGATATGGCCTACATATGATTGGTCAGCacagaatccagcttgctggcGCCGGAGGGTAGCGTCGATTTCCtgctggatccggttgaggattaccttacagagtactttgacagTAATACAGAGTAACGTGATGCcccgccagttaccgcattcagtttgATCTCTTTTTTAAGGACTTTGActaatatgccctgcatccaaaACTACAAAACAGTTTATCCCTGGCTAAACTGGCTACAAAACAATTTATCCCtagcgctctattggatttcatgcTCTTGGTATCTTGGTATTCAATTTCGTCCAGCGATTGCGTCTCCGAGTTGACGTGATTAATTCGACAAACTGTTAACGTCATACGCTACTGGTTTTGTTGGTATCTGACTCTGACATTTGAGttgagttgttcaaaatgttcaatctatcgcttaagctgttctgtacggtcagtcagtagctgaccagctctgtcccttagcggcatctttgtattcatcctggcaccaatAGGGCGGCGAgtaatatcgtacaacaaacgtaTAGCGTATATTAACGACGGCGGTTTCCCCTTGTTCCGTTAGGAAGTTAGTCCAGGTTCTCCTGTCCCGCCTACATGCTCGTTTAACAGCACTtttcagttcggcgtatcgttgacgggtgTAACGGATTGAAAAGTGTTACTCTATGGCTGGGTAAGTATCGAAATGAAATGAGTAGATCGCAGTAATCGTATACACTAAAGCTTCATGAAAGAGTGAAGCTATATGAGTGAGCGAGAAGTATAGATTACGAAACGACTTGAGATGAGGTAAGTCGTAACGGTCGGTTCAGTTTGGGAACACCAACGTTGACGATCGGACGGAGTTGCGAGTGCGAGTTGCGAGTGATATTTTAcaacgggcagctgtcttagccaatcaggttcgcgctcgctcaatgacGGCCTCtttccgctcgtcgatcttcctccaactTTCATCCAACATCCACTCCCActgcccgctgcgcgctttgccgagcgTCGTGACGAAAGCGTTCTTGATGCTGgttcattgctcttcgacggttccaccagatggcaactctgaggctcgggattcaagttgttcgacaaaggccctttttacCTCAGGATATTCCAATCGGCAAACGTCGTAACGGCACCTAACTTTCTCCTTCTGTCGTTACACGTGCGAAGCGCAAACGTACCCCgtcgataacaagatgatggtcggatgcaatatcagcgctgcgtttgttgcgtaaaCAACAAGAAGGCTCTTTCGCCGTTTTCGGTTGATGCAAAtacggtcgatttggttttctgttcggccgtcgcggcaAACCTACGTGACTTTATGTGCTGGTCTATGGAGAAAGagtgatccaccaatgaccatgttgttattaccacagaattctgtaaacagctccccgatTTTGCTCATCTCTCCTGGGCAATGGCGTCCCGTGGCGCGTTAAGATTCGCGTTATTTGAGCCAATCTTTGCGTTGAAGTCACCCAAGTGGACTCGGATGTCACCCTTcgagattttctcaaccacgctgttgaGCTTGCTGTAGAAAATCTCTTTCTCCTGGAATTCGGCAGCGTCAGTTGGCGGATAACACTGGATTGCTGTgaggtttctaacccgtgttctgaaacttacttacttacttatgtgtccatgtccgccggtccggcggaACAAAGGGATggaatcagagatctccactgctgacggccgttgatgacaccgacgatggagttcctcattggatatccagttatcaggccaccaggcacgaatgatgtatcgcaggcaccggttaatgaataccttcagtttttgcgttgtctccgctgagacgcaccacgtttcgcaggcatacagcagtacggatttaacgtttgagttaaagattcgggttttcgtacgtagagtgatctggtttgagcgccaaatgtttcgctgacctgcaaaggcacccctggccttcctgatccgcgTGGCTATATCactcttggtaccaccatcgggcgttgtttggctaccaagatattgaaaggcatctacctgctcaacttgttgtcccgctactgtgaagttggtggaattgtcagtgttcactaccattgacttagttttcgctacattgactgtgagacctgctgcctgggagctctcggagaggtcgtctaacttgctctgcatgtcgtttcggcgttgtgcgagcaagacaatgtcgtcagctaggtcgaggtcatttagctgctccatcgttagaggattccaaggcaatcctcgatttggtctactgtcaattgctccaactaatatctcatccataacgatgagaaacagaagcggtgataaaatgcagccctgtctcacgccagcagtaacccttatggggtcggataacgtgcaaaaccttgcacgagaacgcctcgtactgagcctcgatgagatggactagcctatctggaactcctctacgcctaagtgcgccccagatgttttcgtgtttgagtcggtcgaacgccttttcgaagtcaacgaacaacgTGTTCTGAaactggcaacgattattctttcgtttatcagtTCCCACTTCATCAAGGCCGCATgtacccctgggctcagtaggaatccaactcttcTTTCtcaagtagcattttcacctcgtatgccagagaagagcaagacttgcccggataaGCGGACTTCGCTCAGCCTCAGAATTTCAAGCTTTAGGCGACCAGCTTCCTTTGCAAGTTAAGCCAGCTTGCCATGCTGGGCAAAgctcagtatattccatgttccaatTCGTATCCGTTgcttcatgctaaaggtcgttgccaattaTCCAGATTGACTTCTTCTTTAATTTTCgttaactttttattttccggTACAGTAGGTTGTTAAACTAAGCTCCTTATCCCGCTGACaggctgccatcttaaggtgggagtgagccactgtgcccccttcactgttagcaaccgaggttgcgtaccccagaAGAATTAAGAATTTTcggatcttttttttttcaaaataccaaaataaatttttaaatcaaatacttTCCTTTTGTACATCTCAACAGAGAGCTCGAGATCACCTCCAACATTACCAAAACAGCTCCAGAGCCGTTACTGAGTATTGCCGTTCGTCAAGGAGAACAGCTAGTTTCTGGCGATTTAAACGTAAGCCCAGGGACAAACCTCCAGATGGaaatttttctcgataaaaactCTGCTCCAATTTATGGCCTTGGAGTGAACTACATGCAAGTGACAGATACTTTGTCGCAAGAAGAAACAATCATTTTCAACGGGTAAGTGTAAacatggtttgtttttttcgaaattGCAATAACCCGTTATGAACCGAATGTTTCAGGTGCTCTGTTGACCCTTACCTGTTTGAAAATTTCAATACCGTGGATGGTGATTTGCTGGTGGCAAAATTCAGAGCGTTCAAGTTCCCGGAATCCACCTATGTCCAGTTTCGAGGAACCGTAAACGTTTGCGTAGATCGATGTAAAGGAGTTACGTGCAGCAATGGTCAAACTGCGTTCGGCCGGAAACGACGCGAAATAAGCCAAAGCTTGGTCGATCCAAATAAAGTATATGAAGTTACAATGACCACATTTATAAAAGTTAATTATGATAAAGATGCTGATAAAGGTAAATATTTAAGTTGATTAAATTATGTCAGTAATTTTCATTTAATTATTATTCAGGTACGGCGACGGACATCGATCAAAAGTTTCGACAGCTGAAATTAAACAACCAAAAGCTGGCCCGTAATAGCCGAGCTGGAAACGTATTTGAAAGTATTCACGTGTCAAAGACTGGCGGATCGAGCCCTAGTGAAAACGCAAAGGTAGAAGAAACGATTCTTTTTACCAGGGAGATTATCAGTCCACCAGACGTGAATATGGATACGAGTGGTAGCAGCAGACAGTATTTGACATCAACTAGCTTAACTATTGCTTTGCTACTGTGTGCAAACATAATCCTCTAAACTAACGATTTCCTACTAACGATCTCAGTGGACCAGTTTTCTGACGGATTGACTAACGGACGTATGAGTAGTAGACTGGCCTGAAGAACTTCGCGTGTGCTTTGTAATTAAAATCTGTGAAAGTGAGTTTCTGGTTTAATTTGAACTATCTAAATTTTAGGGCTTTTCTAAATATGACAAAAACGAttaattgtttgaatttcaaaaATAGACTAAACAGAAGACGCTCTCTTTCTGTTAGAACTCGATAGTACAAATTTCAACAGAAACAAAAACTCAACAGAACAACGTCaacaaatacacatttttcaagaATAGGTACATAGAGCTAACACATAAACAAACGGTGAACTAAGACAATTTTCACACTATACGAAGCCCTGATCCATGTGGTTGACTAATGCGATGATGTGCAACTGCTTGTAAATACCTCGAAGTGTTAGATCATAGCAATATTGACGAAAAGCTTATCTATCAATAATCAACAAATCTAACGTTTTAATAGGAGACAAAACTGCCGCAAATATTTTAGTGAACACAGATTTTTAGCAATCGTTTTATTAGAAATGTGAATTTTACAAACGACATGTGATGATAGATCAAAACTATATCTATATTCGTGCTGCTTTTCAGTGGATTGGCAATAAGGAGCTTtcgaaaaatttcaataaaGTTCGGTAAAACGATAAGCAATGTAAGTTATACTAGTCTAATACATGTAAAGCAATTCCAGCGGTAGAGAAGTTAGTGTAAAATACATgcgaaggcaaaaacatgattTGATTAAGTTGAGCGGAAAACATTTTGAATAAAGCGCgaatattaaataaaaagaatccATCGATAAGCGGGCCACGTGTGATGTTCTCGAACTTGACGGTTTCCTTGGGTTATTTTGGCGAttaatacatatttttaataACTTTACTTTGCAAATATCATATGAATAAAGAAGAAAGATTTTAGTAGTAGATTCTATCAGAGAAAAAATCGGTCTTGCACATACCTGTTTAAAATTCTGCTAAAAAGCTCAGGAATaatactttttcattttttaaagtatCAACTAGGTCTTATAAGATTCTATTTGAAGATTGCTCTAATATACTACTAATTGAACAACATGCAGCTGTTTAGAATTTAGAAGTTTAACAATATTATTAATCTTAAAACAAAGAGATACCATTCCATATATCAGAAACAATGCCTACGTTATGAAAATAAgcattttgaatgaaaaatgcaATAAATATAATATGATTTCAATATGGTGCCTCCTTGATCTTTCCATTAGCATCGCAATATTAACTGTTAATTGTTACAATATATACCATTGACATATATTGTAACAATCACCAAGTTAGTTAGATTcgatattttatttcatttttcctaCTATCAGTCGTATTTCATATAGGACTATAAACCAACAATCCACATGCGGCCCACTTATTGCATGGACTAGGTAGAATTAAGGCTATTGTAAAATACTAAATTTATGTCAATAAAACACTAACGAAGTCTAATAGATTCAATCCTTTGTGATGACACGATaataatttcaaaatatttaGGTACTTATAGGTAGCCTTTTTGAAGATTTTCGCAAAAACGCCTAATTAATGCATCTATTGTTGAAAAcagtccacagactgccaaagacCAATGGTGTGTAGTCGATGCATATAGGTAtgagtgccagtgccagtggcaATACTATACACAAATATAACAGTTAACAGTAAaactaaagaatctgactaaagaaaagacattggagctcagtcactagcggcctcctgtcatcattaaacctgatttgctcaacgatgattgttgtgcgtgactctgttcaaagttgctaggaaaagttcgaaaaatattttttcgtgttcaacatttaggcgattcgAAGCAAACACTATCtatgcagggtagttgtccggtattcttgcaacaTACCCTGCCCGTCGTATCCATCCAGCCTCAGCCACCTTTGGAATACTATAGCTCAGCCACCTTTGGAAtagccatagagctgtgcgagttcgtggttcatcttccgcctccatactccgttctcctataTGCCGCCGAAGATAGTTCTTAACACCCATCATCCTCgaacattgtccatgtttcatgcccatagagcagtggttggagaattggcgaaaaagtgatcattcgaatcgatgaacatccctcatgaacatacactaaagggtgtcccacatcaaattgcacttccgaagaaacgctgtagaaaattacctaattgatcgatccttttcaaactttcagataataaaatataactcatttgtaagcttttggcatattttttcattcaacttcaataccataaccgtatactcacaccttacgcttaactccattcaaaaagttttgtacaacatctgacTGCAGCTGTGCACTGTTgtttgtacggaaacccactttttcttcatgtctttctcagatttgacATCCTTGATGCTTCTGTAatgtctgcttcataatagtccagtatttttcgatgggccttagttccggtgtaTTGGGGGGATTCATGTCCTTGAGTCCGAAAATAACCC is part of the Sabethes cyaneus chromosome 2, idSabCyanKW18_F2, whole genome shotgun sequence genome and harbors:
- the LOC128734986 gene encoding uncharacterized protein LOC128734986, whose translation is MKLVSIGLTILVGLCSAFVCNAKVSHKVLCSEDLMRAHVVLPTNESKTAVYLEGMKGYPDPKCKPTINDTLAQFDLSLANIYECGVTRVVNKLTGKKVFYHRIIIEGDPQNGKEIISVKCITNGPLYNVTHGIVKRDVLPAGFQEPEELEITSNITKTAPEPLLSIAVRQGEQLVSGDLNVSPGTNLQMEIFLDKNSAPIYGLGVNYMQVTDTLSQEETIIFNGCSVDPYLFENFNTVDGDLLVAKFRAFKFPESTYVQFRGTVNVCVDRCKGVTCSNGQTAFGRKRREISQSLVDPNKVYEVTMTTFIKVNYDKDADKGTATDIDQKFRQLKLNNQKLARNSRAGNVFESIHVSKTGGSSPSENAKVEETILFTREIISPPDVNMDTSGSSRQYLTSTSLTIALLLCANIIL